The genome window CACACTAGCACATCCCCATCCAACAATACTGGAAAATGTCCAACACCTACATCTACTCTGATGACTGATCTGAACCATTGGAATAAGttgatttaattatattattttgatgtcCTTGCATTGTTGGAAAAGACAacaatctaattaattaatacaggTAGTAAGCAGATGAGAGAGCTGTAGTTTTGCACTTTTGCCACGCAATTCTGCAAGTCACATGTACGTACCTAACGCAAATACACATATGCCTAATACAACATGCAATTTTTGTAAGTTACACAACTTCTTGTCTTTGTCATCAGTAATATAATCACGTCATTATTCAAGTAAaagaggctttttttttttttttttgaaaacaagtaaAAGAGGCTTTAATATCCCTCCCTATTGTGTTCCATTCTCTAATATATAATTGTCAACACTTTTGAGGAAGTGTCTACTTTACAGTATAGATCAGATATTGTAAATAGGACAATTCTAATTGAGTTGGTCAGATTGTTAGCTTGTTAATCATAAGATTTCAAGTAATTACAATTTTCAAGTAATGGTTGCGAATTTTTCCATGGTTCTAAATAGAtacagtaaaaaaaattatagttaaaCTATAGGGTATAAAGCAATTAATATGCGATCTTAGTCATAATAGAAGTCTTTTAATAATACACTAATATCACCTAAAGTTATCAAAAGTTCAAATGTGAATATGAAATGCCTTTGGTTGACCGCTATCGTTCAACCCACGCAAAGAATGAGTCTTTGCTAAAATGAGTTAAATTGCCTGGAGAATTCCTATTACGGCACCAAAAGAGGCGAAGATTATGTAATCAATTCTACAGATTATTATAGTTTGAATGTTCTTCGGTCACCACAAACAGGTCCACAACGACTACTGAACTTCATGTATTCTCTCATCAAGAAAGGGAAAAATAGTTCGCACGATTTTAGTGCATTAATTTAATAGAcagtatttaaaagaaaaagttaaGGTTCAAAATTTAACAACGACAATGACAGTGACTAAATTTTTTTGtgcaccaatatatatatatatatatatatatatatatatatatNCCATTcgaaatccaaccaaacaatggaattcatattcccagtaatttctttttcaccaaccaaacaatagaatctattttccatgaaatttgaattccatttccttcaaatattttccaccAAACCAAACGGGCTGTAATGGAAAGCTCTTGAAGACCTCTTGAAAACGAGGCACACTAGCACATCCCCATCCAACAATACTGGAAAATGTCCAACACCTACATCTACTCTGATGACTGATCTGAACCATTGGAATAAGttgatttaattatattattttgatgtcCTTGCATTGTTGGAAAAGACAacaatctaattaattaatacaggTAGTAAGCAGATGAGAGAGCTGTAGTTTTGCACTTTTGCCACGCAATTCTGCAAGTCACATGTACGTACCTAACGCAAATACACATATGCCTAATACAACATGCAATTTTTGTAAGTTACACAACTTCTTGTCTTTGTCATCAGTAATATAATCACGTCATTATTCAAGTAAaagaggctttttttttttttttttgaaaacaagtaaAAGAGGCTTTAATATCCCTCCCTATTGTGTTCCATTCTCTAATATATAATTGTCAACACTTTTGAGGAAGTGTCTACTTTACAGTATAGATCAGATATTGTAAATAGGACAATTCTAATTGAGTTGGTCAGATTGTTAGCTTGTTAATCATAAGATTTCAAGTAATTACAATTTTCAAGTAATGGTTGCGAATTTTTCCATGGTTCTAAATAGAtacagtaaaaaaaattatagttaaaCTATAGGGTATAAAGCAATTAATATGCGATCTTAGTCATAATAGAAGTCTTTTAATAATACACTAATATCACCTAAAGTTATCAAAAGTTCAAATGTGAATATGAAATGCCTTTGGTTGACCGCTATCGTTCAACCCACGCAAAGAATGAGTCTTTGCTAAAATGAGTTAAATTGCCTGGAGAATTCCTATTACGGCACCAAAAGAGGCGAAGATTATGTAATCAATTCTACAGATTATTATAGTTTGAATGTTCTTCGGTCACCACAAACAGGTCCACAACGACTACTGAACTTCATGTATTCTCTCATCAAGAAAGGGAAAAATAGTTCGCACGATTTTAGTGCATTAATTTAATAGAcagtatttaaaagaaaaagttaaGGTTCAAAATTTAACAACGACAATGACAGTGACTAAATTTTTTTGtgcaccaatatatatatatatatatatatatatatatatatatatgcttaatttattgaaaaatcaaTGCATCCCTATAATCTATATCAAGCTAAGCACTTTGTAATAGATccaatagaattaaaaaaactatatatcaggctaatataatattataactgatattaaaatttcaaactaataaatgttcataaatatacatgtcatttactttgaattaaataaatatttaatgtcCATAAAGATAATATTAACTATGCGAGTTaagattttactaattgattttaTATCGtggaaatataaatgaattctgCAGGGCGGGGCGGGTTAATGTTTACGAAATATAAAATAGCTAAAATTGAGATAAATATGAACAGATGGAATAATAATTGAAGTTTCAAAAATGAAAAAGCTTGATTGTAAGTTTGTGCGTgttttttcatattaattatttgatcccTAAGAACAATCCAAGGAACAAACGTTAATTTCACCAAATTCATACACAGATTTCAATCTAATTAATCAGATTGCCTTCTTGGTCCTTCTACCCGTCGATTTAATCAGCTTTGACCAGAacccttctttcttcttcccgCCGGCGAGCACTCGCGCCGGCCGTCTCGCAGCGAAAGCGATCGATCTACTCTTCTTCAACCCGCCGtcaccgccgccgccgacgGTAATAAACGAGAACCGGCCGGCCACGTCGGAGGTTATCCGGCGGTGGCCACGGGGGGAAACGCAGCCGGAAGAACAAGAAGAGGAGGCGGAGGAGTAGTTGTAGGGCGCGGCGGCCGGAGACGATGAGATAGACATGGCGGAAGAGTCCATAACAGCGCCGGAAATCTTGGAGAGGCGTTCTCGGAGACAACAAGAACAGACGCCGGCGGGCTGCTTGTGCTCCGGGTGGGTCTTGCACAACGATTCCGGCTCCGACCACGCCATTTTTGAATCCTAAagtgaaactttttttttttttttttcaaaaaaaaagtggaacTTTTTTGGTGGTCTTAAATATGCTCTGATCAAATGTGTGGGTGTTTTGGGGAAGATAAGAAAGAGAAGGGGGAGGGGATTTATAGGGAGAGAGTGGGAGGAGTAGAACGTGGGGGTGTGTTCGGTTTCGAATTTCGAGGATGGTTCGTGTGTGCGTGTGAAATTGGGGGAAATGAGTCAAAGGTTATGCGTACATACATGACATGACATTACACCGTGTGGGACGCAAACCGACTTTGGttttatgtgtttgtgtatttgtgttgtTGTTCTCATGCTTCACGTTCGGGGAATGGAAATCGTCCCAATCCAATCTAATTTTTGACATGCTTATTGTGCAAGCTAATCGTTGGATAAGATGAATTGATAAGAAAGCCTATCTCTTAAAGGTTACTAGGCTAGTTAGGAGCGGTAAGTTGGCATGCCGTCTGATAGTATTACCGAGTAAATTGTCTAATTAATCACCTCCATCTCTCGAATTTAATTGGACTCGTGCACTTGGAACCCCTTGTTGTTGTTCATTATGACTTAAACTGACTTATTGCAATATAAATAGTTTAGCCAATCTTTTGATACGGTAGTCAAGTCAATACCTTAACTCCACTACAAAATTAGTGGACTCTTCTTGgcaccaggtagcccttttctAGGTCGCCCCCTCCACTAGCCGACACCGGATGAGTGAACGACTTCTCTCTTTATAGCTTTCACTCCGGACTTTGACCATTTTCTAGGTCGCTCCATCCGCTAGGCCGGCACCGCTGCACTCTAGATAGAGGCGCTCTTCCAGGTAGCCCTTTCCCTACGGCCTCTTAACAACAACACGAAATTGGGATTATTGAGCAAACTGACTAACTAATCACCTCATCTCTGGAACTTGGACTCGTGCACTTGAAACCCCTTGTTGTTGTTCATTATGACTTAAACTGACTTATTGCAATATAAATAGCTTAGCAAATTTGATACGGTACTCAAGTCAAAACtttaactccaccacaaaagttAACTCATGAGTAAAGGTTTAaccccaacttaagtaccactccacaatctcaTGTAGGATCATATCATTGTCCACCCCTTGAGAAGCCGACGTCCGCGGCGGCTTATTCTAGATTACTCACATTCTGAACTCTTCTTGACACTAGGTagccatttttttcttttggatgGCTTCACTCCGGACCTTATCAAGTACCAAGTAACCCTTTTCTAGGTCGCCCTCTCGGCTAGGCCGTCACCGGATGAGTGAACGGTACGTTTCACTCTAGATAGCTTTTAGTCCGAATTGAACTCTAGCCCTTTTCTAGGTCGTCCCCTCTGCTAGGTCGGCACTGGATGAGTGAACGGCTTCACTCTGGATAGCTTTCACTCCGGACTCTTCTCGATTCCCTTTGAACCTTATCAAGCCCTCTTCTTGGTAGTCCTTCCCCACCACACTCCGGCCGCTCAAGGAGAACACCAAATGATACATGATACTCGAGTCAAAAtcctaactccaccacaaaagctagctcatgagtggaggtttgaccccaacttaagtaccactccacaatctcaTGTGGAGCTAGCCGATGTGTGATTGTATCACAATCTCATTCAAGAGACCATTTTCGATATTTCTCAATACTCACTTGTACTCTTGTGATTATAATCAGTTGAACTACTTCGATCTTCTCTCGATTGACCGAACCTTGTAACATTCATACTAGGTATAAACTCCGGCCTATACCTTGCA of Ipomoea triloba cultivar NCNSP0323 chromosome 3, ASM357664v1 contains these proteins:
- the LOC116012442 gene encoding uncharacterized protein LOC116012442 encodes the protein MAWSEPESLCKTHPEHKQPAGVCSCCLRERLSKISGAVMDSSAMSISSSPAAAPYNYSSASSSCSSGCVSPRGHRRITSDVAGRFSFITVGGGGDGGLKKSRSIAFAARRPARVLAGGKKKEGFWSKLIKSTGRRTKKAI